In Raphanus sativus cultivar WK10039 chromosome 5, ASM80110v3, whole genome shotgun sequence, the following proteins share a genomic window:
- the LOC130512405 gene encoding palmitoyl-monogalactosyldiacylglycerol delta-7 desaturase, chloroplastic-like, with protein MASLLTSPLTKSKPFCLSSPPRTLTPPPSLNLTRISLTHSQKLAPFKLPSLVSAFSEKGPKRDVTASAAEPGDYRRIMLSDVMVKKKKDKVPWWEREWLPMDFGAVAVVLSMHVLSLLAPFQFNWRAVLVAFGLYIVTGLFGVTLSFHRNLSHKSFKLPKWLEYLFAYCGTQALQGNPIDWVSTHRYHHQFCDSDRDPHSPLDGFWFSHMNWMFDANTITQRVGERNNVGDLEKQPFYQFLRSTYIWHPLALAVALYAIGGFPFVVWGMGVRIVWVYHITWLVNSACHVWGEQAWNTGDLSKNNWLVAALAFGEGWHNNHHAFEFSARHGLEWWQLDMTWYVVRFLQALGLATDVKLPSEVQKQRMALTSD; from the exons ATGGCTTCTCTTTTGACTTCCCCACTAACAAAGTCCAAGCCTTTTTGCCTCTCTTCACCTCCACGAACTCTAACCCCACCGCCGTCGttaaacctcaccagaatctctCTCACCCACAGCCAAAAGCTCGCTCCTTTCAAGCTCCCGAGCCTCGTCTCCGCATTCTCTGAAAAGGGTCCGAAGCGAGATGTCACCGCATCAGCTGCGGAGCCGGGAGATTACAGAAGGATAATGCTATCTGATGtgatggtgaagaagaagaaggataagGTGCCATGGTGGGAAAGAGAATGGTTGCCGATGGACTTTGGAGCAGTTGCTGTGGTTCTGTCAATGCATGTGCTTAGCCTTTTGGCTCCGTTTCAGTTTAACTGGAGAGCTGTGTTGGTTGCTTTTGGGCTTTATATCGTTACTGGGCTTTTTGGTGTTACTCTGTCTTTCCATAGGAATCTCTCTCATAAGAGCTTCAAGCTTCCTAAATGGCTTGAGTACTTGTTTGCTTATTGTGGGACTCAAGCTCTTCAG GGCAACCCTATTGATTGGGTGAGTACACATAGGTACCATCATCAGTTCTGTGATTCAGACAGAGATCCTCATAGTCCACTTGATGGGTTTTGGTTTAGTCATATGAATTGGATGTTTGATGCCAATACTATCACCCAAAGG GTAGGTGAGCGTAATAATGTTGGAGATCTAGAGAAGCAGCCGTTCTATCAGTTCCTTAGATCTACTTACATTTGGCATCCGCTGGCTCTAGCAGTTGCTCTATACGCAATTGGAGGCTTCCCCTTCGTTGTTTGGGGGATG GGTGTAAGAATAGTATGGGTGTATCATATAACTTGGTTAGTAAACTCAGCTTGTCATGTATGGGGGGAACAAGCATGGAACACTGGAGACCTGTCTAAGAACAACTG GTTGGTAGCAGCTCTTGCGTTTGGAGAAGGATGGCACAACAATCACCATGCTTTTGAGTTCTCAGCTAGACATGGCCTAGAGTGGTGGCAACTTGATATGACTTGGTATGTTGTTAGATTCCTCCAAGCCCTTGGATTAGCAACCGATGTTAAGCTGCCATCAGAAGTTCAGAAACAACGAATGGCATTGACTAGTGACTGA